CTGCGCGgcggctgctcctgctccaAATCCAATCGCGGATTCGCGATCCCGTCGCCTCCCCCGACCTCGCCCCGGCCCTCGTTGCCTCGCGCCCTCGCCCATCCGGATCCGGCCGTCCCTGGCCGCCCCTCCGAGGCTCCGACGCGACGAGTCGACGACCCGCCTCCAGGCTGCAGCGATTGGATCAGCGCCTACGCGCCGCGCGGGTCGCGGCCAGCGCCTGTGCGCCTCGCGGCTCGCGGCCGGGGCTGTGCGGCCTGCGCCTGCGCGCCTCGCGGCTGCGCGGCCTGCGCCCTCCCGCCTCGCGGCAGGTCGCGGCCTGCGCCCTCGCGCCTGCGCGCCTCGCGGCTCGCGGCCGGGGCTGCGCGGCCTGCGCCTGCGCGCCTCGCGGCTGCGCGGCCTGCGCCCTCGCGCCTCGCGCCTCGCGGCAGGTCGCGGCCGGGGGTCGGCAGGACGGCCGCAGGACGTGCTTAGCGCGACGAGCCGGCGACGGCACCTCTAGCTGAGGCCCCCTCTCCCCGCAGCCATGGAGGAAGACCCTGGACACGTTCCGgttgcgccaccaccgccgcgaaGCTCTGAATCACGATCCAAGCGCATGAGAACTCGGATCCAAGTGCCGAGGGTGATTCCGGGCAACCGTGACCACCCATCCTCTGCTGCAACTCCTTCAGCAACCCCTTCTGGTGCTGGATCTGTATCTGTAGATAAGGTATTTGTTCTTTCTGTGCATCTAGTGTTCTATTGCTAGTTTTGATTGATATGTTATTGTGCAAGTTTTGCTCGATATAATAGAGGTTAGCACGACTTTTTCTGTATGCAGTGCAGTAGTGCATACGGTTCGATATAATAGAGTTAGCACGACTGAAGAAAAAGGCAACTAAGAAATTAATTAGATACATTGTTTGGCTGGTGGTGACCATGCTTAGTGTCAGCATCGCTAATACAGGAAATGCTTGGTAGATAATATTAGAAGACGTGATTACCATGGGTATTAATGGTAGCATGAGATGGAACCAATGCAAATGGCAACAACTTGATAGCCGACCGCACCAATGTCTACAGGTGGCATGCCACTTCTCTGCGCAAAAGTAGTATAAGGATTAAATTTGTTAGCACAATAAGTAACCTAAAAGAGAAGCGTAAGAAAATGGCATACTCATTTGGTTTTAGCAGGATTACCTTTGCAGCAAAGTTTCATTTGTGCTATTAAGAGGCTTGCAAATTTGTTATCCACCGGTATTACCTCTTATAGTCGATGACGGGCTATTTGAATTATGAATGTAAATAGAAGGCAAAGGTGTATGACTGAGCTTTGTGTGGTAGCATAACATGTAGATGACTAGTACCAGTTGCCTTTTTCTGTATGCAGTAGTGCATTATTGAGTTTTGTCTTATGGTTAGCAGGTGGCATTAGAGGTTTtgtctgaggaggaggaggaggaggaggaggaggaggaagagaacagCTTTGACCATGACGATGAATTATCTGTTAGCCTACCTTCAGCTGATGGTGTAACTATAACTCAAGAGGGGGATGGTGATGAGGTgtcaaaggcaaagaagagaaagagaggagCAAAGAGATCGAAGGCTGGTGTTCAGTtgtctccttccaagagcaagGCAAGTAGAGTAAAGCGGGCTGATTGCTGGAAGTATTTTAAGTTGATCAGTGTTGCATCAAAAAAAGAGTTTGGGGTCCAAATAACAAAGGCCAAGTGCAAGTTCTGTTCCAAAAGCTATGTGTACCATCAAGGGGGGGCAACATCACAGCTGAATCGACACCTAACCAAGTGCACACAATATTTGAACAAGTTGGCTAAGGCTAAGGCTAATCTTGCTCAAGGTACACTAACATTCTCTCCGGATGGCAGTTCTATTGTTGTTAATCCTACTGAATATGATCATGATCACACTAGACTTTTGATTGCTAAGATGATAATTGTCCATGAGTATTCATTTAGGATGGTAGAGCATAAATGGTTTAATATCTTGATGAAATGGATGAACAGCAACTATGAATCTATTGGTAGGAAGTCCATTAAGAATGAATGTATGAAGGTTTATGAGTCTGAGAAAGAACTGCTCAAAAAGAGTCTGAGAGAGGCTGAATCGATAAGTTTAACTACTGATTTGTGGACATCTAATCAAAATATTCAGTACATGTGTTTGGTGGCACATTACATTGATGCTGATTGGGTCTTGCAATGTCGTGTCCTGAATTTTATGGAGTTGGATCCTCCCCACACTGGGATTGTAATAGCTCAAGCTGTTTTTGAGTGTATGGTGGAATGGAAAATAGAGGATAAGGTGATGACTATAACTCTTGATAATGCCTCAAACAATGATACTGCTATCACAAATTTGAAGGCAAAGCTTCTTGCTAGAAGGAACACAAACTTTGACTCCATTTATTTTCATGTTCGTTGTGCTGCCCATATAGTCAATTTGGTTGTTAATGATGGGCTGCAGCCACTAGAGTCTTTGATAAGTGATCTTAGAAATACAGTGAAGTTCTTTAAGAGGTCTCCAGCCCGTATGTACAAGTTTGTGCAAGTTTGCAACCAATATGCTATCAAAGTAGGAAAAGGGTTGACTCTTGATGTGAAAACAAGGTGGAGTTCAACATACAAAATGCTAGATTGTGGCAATGTGTATAAGGATGCATTTGGTTACTATTGTGAAGTAGATAACACATATGTGTGGAAACCTTCACAATCTCAATGGGAATTGTATGACAAAATTAGACCAATATTGAAAACAATGGCAGGAGCAACAACTGCATTTTCAGCATCTACTTATCCCACTGCCAATGTATTTTATCCATATATAATTCAAGTAAAGATTGCATTGAAAGAGGCACAACAGTCAGGTGATGGATATGTGACGAGTATGGCTGATGCAATGTTGGATAAATTTGATAAGTATTGGGAGGAAACAAATAATGTCATGATTATTGCTACAATTCTTGATCCTAGGTTCAAAATGAGGTACATTAGATGGTGCTTTGCTAAGATTTATGGCAGCTTAAGGTTTCAAAGAGAGATAGAGGACATTGATAAGGAGTTGGAAAGGTTGTACAAGAAGTATGAGACTATATATCGCCGCAAGTTGGGTGAAAGTGAAACTACCCCAAGCAATGCTCAATCATCCTCTTCTACAAAAGATACTAGCAGCTCATTGGCATCTATTATTCCAAGTGGATTCCAAACCTTTCTAGAATCTAGTGCTACAGAAAGTTCAAAATCAGAGTTACTTATCTATCTAGATGAACCAAATGTCTCCGTTGAAGAGAAGAACTTCAACTTACTCAATTATTGGAAGGTCAACACTCATAGATTTCCTGTGGTGGCTAGTATGGCAAAGATGTTCTTGGCTGTCCCTGCTAGTAGTGTGTCATCAGAGTCTACTTTCAGCACTGGAGGAAGAATTCTTGATGACTATAGGAGCTCTTTGAAACCATCAACAGTTCAAGCATTAGTTTGTGCTTCTAGTTGGATACGGGGTTCTCAGAGTTCTCCTATTATTTTGGTATGTGTTGTTTATcttcaactaattttatttactgTTAATTTGTTCTATATGATACTAATATTGGACTGTGTTTTTAAGGGAGAAGGTGATGATGGTGACATTGAGTCTGTGGAGTTTCCAAAATGCGTAGTCGCAAGCAACTAGACAACTAGTAACTTGGTATTGCCATGTATTAGTACGTAGTACACTTATGCTGCCATGATATTTCCATTATGTACTGCTCATTACCTTACATTTGGAATTATACATTTCTGAAAATAATTGCTGAACTCTTTTAATGTTAATTGCAGACTATTTTTTGCCAATGGAGTCATGGGGAGATGGAGAGATGGAGAGAAGTGGACACTCGATGACCTGATCACCTGAATGGCTGAATAGGAGACCTTATTAGACCTTATTATTTTGTTGGCTGTTACTGTTAAATTTTGTTTGTGTCAACTCCTGAACTCCTGCACTTGAACTCCTATGTTGGATTGTTGGCTGCCTAGGCACTTGCCTGGACCTGTTTCAGTGGCTCGACCTGAACAATGGGTCATTCAGAACTCTATTTGGACTTGCTGTTAAAGTGTTAAGTGTTAATCTGTTATGCACTTATGCTCATATGTATTGGCTATGTGTTGTATGTGTGCTGCCGTGCTTGGCACTTGATTTTTGGCTGGTTTGTTTAATGTTCATTGGATACTTGTAATTTATATTGTTGCATCTGAATCATATTCATGCATGCATACATCAGCTCTATTGGATGACAGTTCTATTGTTACAAAATTCTCTGCTGGTGGCTCTACGCTTTGGCTCCGCTAGCTGGCAGTTTTTCTTTTCGAGCTTGCTCACAAGCCAAACGAGCTGGCTCGAGCTGctaaacgagccgagccgagcctgacTTTCAGCTCGGTCTGGtaatgagccgagccgagccgagccaagccgGCTCGATAGCCAGCCTTATTGATAATAGCCCTAGTGTAATCGGATAAagactaagagcatctccagcagtttggcaaaccgacttgccatctttgatttttggcaaaaatgttaaaaatactcctccaataGTTTAgtaaaagacttggcaatttttggcaacttgggaaaaatcAGCCTCTAGCGCGGTTGGCAttgtggtttctagtcaggtgggagggtgaaaaaagaaataaataacagagaagggtttctgatttaagttttcaagaggtgaaagtgcataaatataattttgtttctctctcagggttcctgatgtaagttagatctgggtttggcaagtgaattatactaaactgttggagataaactctttttttatttggcatatctttttagaagttggcaaaacacaagatatgccaaataaaatatggcaaacAGCTGGAGATCCTCTAAGCTTGTAGTTCTAATCAGTTATTTTACAACACAGCTGACCGCATCGGACTCATTACCCACGGTGTTCTCCCTGCTAAAAGTAAAACCCCTCTCCAGAGGTTGCTAATCAGGGGCAGGGCCTCCCCAAAACCCACCACCTCCCGGTCTTCTCGCCGGCGCCGACCATGGCTGCCGTccgcgccgctgtcgccgcctGCCGCCTCACGCGCCGATTCCtcagcagctcctcctcctcgtccgccaCCCCCGCCTCCCGTTCCCTCCTCGGCTACTTCCACCACCCCACCTCGACGGCCCGCCCCATTATGGTGCGGTCCGCCTCCGCGCCCGTCTTCCAGCCGCTCTCCGCCGGCACCCCGCGCCTGTCCCTCGATTTCCtctccgccgacgccgccacctccgGGTTCACCCTCTTCGACTCTCACCAcgggctcctgctcctcctcaagGAAACCGGCGCGGGGCCCCGCTTCCTTGTCTGCGACCCCGTCTCCCGCCGCCACACGCTGCTCCCgtcgctgccggccgccgcgttATCCGCCGGCGAGTTCCTCGGCGCCGCGATCCTCTCACGCGCCGCTGGCAGCGGCTTCGAGTTCCGCGCCGTCTGCCTCACCGTCCACGCCGACCGACCGCGCCTCTGGCTCGCGTGGTcccgcgacggcgagggcagCTGGCTCGGGCTGCCGCCGTCACGGGACTTCCGCATCAAGTGGCCTCTCAGCTGGGCGGAGAGCCACTGCGtgcgcgccgccggcagccTCTACTGGCACATCAGCAACAACGACTCCGCGCTCGCGCTGGACCCGAACACATTGCAGTTTTCCTACCTgcgggcgccgcccctggtctGGGACGACCTCGGGTTTCCCAACTACCGCATCGGGGAGACGCTGGGTGACGGCCGTCTGTGCTTCGCCGCGCTGGAGAGCCAGGTGCTTCGGCTCTGTGCGCGACGAGCGGGCAGCGTCGACGGGTGGGTGCTGGAGAGAGAGGCGAGCCTGACCGAGGCGTTCGACTCCGTCACGGACCTGCCCATGGACTGCACTTGGCTCGGCAACATTGACCCGGGGCGCACTGGCAAGGTGTTCATCAGATCGTTTGGACATGGGCATTTCTCCTACGATATGGACACTGGGAAGTTGGATCGCCTAACCACAGATGATGGCCAGGAGTACGGGCACCCAATCTTTGCATACTTCTCTGCCCCATTTGGTGGTTCCGATTGAGTTTCATGTCATCAGGTATGCCTCCACCCTCACCTTATTTCCATTGCCAATTCACACGACAGGAATTGCTCTATGGAATTCTGATGGTAGAGTAGCTGATGCATGTTTGCCATGATGTATTTTTGTGTACTTGAATGTTTTCTGTTGATATGCATATAGTCATGTACGTCAAAAGCAATTTCCCATCTTGCGATCAAAGTACTAATGATGTCAAACTGGTTCATTGTTGTAATGTTGTGGACAAAAATGGCACTTGATCAGCTTCTTTGTACTGTTTTCTTTGTTCAGAAACAAATGGTGATGAAGGCACCTAATTAAGTAGGCTGATCTAAAATGTTCATGTAAATTTTTACTGCACATGTTTTCCATGTGACACTGTACCAACTTGCCGATATAAGATACAGGGTGCCCCATATGGAAGGCGAACTTATTTCACATTCACTAGCTTTGCCAAGTTACAATATTCAAATTAGGACACCCTTGTGAATGATATATAATTTGCTACTTAAGTTTCAGGCACCTTATCGATCAAATTTCATGATAAGCCATTCGTTGCCTTTGATAGCTGAATTATTTTACTGACTTACTAAATGGTTCTAGGAGAACAACAAAATTCTTTTGCTTACTTGCCTTTTATTCTAAAGTTAGTTTTGACATTTGCAATTCTGTAGCTTTAAGGTTTCGCAATGAAACAGAGTTTAGCTTGCTGACTTCTTTGCTTCTTGATTTAGAATTCGGTGGTGCTTAGCTTCTATCACAGATCTGAGGTTCAGGAATGCAGTTTTTGTTGAATGTTCTGCAATGCAGTTCGATTGTTGATTCAGTTAATGGTTTAATGTTATGCTGGAATTTTGGGTAGGCTCAATTTTCTTGTTTGTAAATTTTCAGTTTGTTGTTTCTTTAAGGTTTTCAAAGTAGAGACAAGTTATGCTTCAGAAGGATTAGTTTGTGCCTCTGAATCTAGGCACTAAACCTGTGCCTGAGGATTAGTGTCATGAATCAAGTTAAGCTTCAGAAGGATGACCGCTCAATCCATACTTTCATGGTTGCAACTTATAtataggccttgtttggttatgCTATGATTTCTAGCACGCACAGTTCCCGAAAAGagaatctcacatgcatggagtactaaatgaaatctatttgcaaaatctttttagggatggatgtaacttttcgcgacgaatctaacgacggtaattaatcgatgattggttacagtgatactacagcaATCATTATCTAattacgcggtcaaaggcctcattagattcttcagagttcctagggcaggggttctgaagttagttttaCAAACTGTCTTTGTTTGAcatcgtaattagcggtcaaaatattACTATTTCCTAGAATGCATGAAACCAAATAAGGCCATAATTTTCCGCTCAAACCTGTATGATTTATTTGCATCGGAAAaatgttgatttttttatttgatggtTATGAAGTGTTATCCATCAGCCATACCATCGATGCTCCTTGTTTTCTGTCATTACTTTCTTCTAATTTTCTCATTGCATCATAAACTCATGAAGCACGAAGGACGTGGAACGTAATAGCAAGAACTGGTTTTCCTTATGCTATCTCTGTGGCTGCCAATGCCTTATTCTCATAATAAACAAAGCAAAGGCACCACTTTGGTGTTTTTTTAGTATTTATCGATTTGGTCATGCTTAATTATAATATTATATTAAGCCCGTGTATTTTATGAAAACAATCAATTAAGCAAATAGCAGCTCTGCCAAATTttataattatttatatttcGTTTATTGTTGTGCGCAGTTGATACTTCTATTCCATTATCTATTTTGTCCCGTAACTTGAGATGCAGTTCATTATAATAGCTTGTATAGTTGATCTACCCTTTAGGTCTTTAAGGGCAAGAATAGGCTGTGTATTGTGAATACCTTTGGcgcattttaaattttaaacatCAACACACGTGGGTTTATTGTTTTGACACAAATCAGAATCACTCCATCCCTTTTACCGATTTTTCTTCTCATTTGCTTTTGAAAGCCCCTACTTGACGTCTATAGTTTGCTTATAATTCTGCCTTCCTGTAATTTAGGGGCAGGATTGCTGGAAGAGGTGTCTTCGATCTTTCGCCATCCCTGCATGTCTAGTCACCAATCTCATGCCTCCACCCTGCATACGAGGAAGCTACGAGTACACCGTCCTGTAGAAGACTGTATCGTTACTCTCATCCTGTATGTTGTTGCGCAGTAATTGTTGACGCAGAATTGGCCAACACACAAGCACTAGAACGCGCAGGATCGCAATGATCGCAACCGGACGAAGTGCCCCGGACCGGtcgcgccaaccggtcagactggttgggcGCAGAGAgcttcgcgaagacctagaacctcaagctcgggagggaacccgtcggagctcgaagatctagAGTTGTTTTGAGGTCGGCGGGCCACCCAAAATGCCCTTGAACGCCGTCGAGATGAGCAAAGAACAACACGAGGTTGGGAAAATTAGgatttggagaaaaataggaaaataatagattgattgattcgattgggtagaaggacctTAATCGGTCGTgacttttatatttataggccgagaAAGACGTACCCCGAGGTGTAGGTCGGAGCGCCCCTGTCATTGCCCCTCTGCCCCATCAGGGTAGGAGGTGGGTCACAGATCGACCCGCACCTCACATTATACAAACCGCACTGACCCGTGGGGCACCTGGGGTCGAACCTACATGTATGTACGGTTGTTTTTGCTTTGAGCTGGTGACTTGGTTTGACATACCACTCGGCCATGCATGCGTACCGGGAATAACTGTACAGAAATTATGCATACTTAAAGCTGCTGGCATTTGCATATTAACTAATTGTTAATCTACATAGAATAGAAATCACAAAATCAAGCTGACaagccgccgtggcctcgagGAGCCGAACGGGAgcgcgagcaggggaggggtgGGGAGCCGGGGTGGAGAGAGAATGGGGtgggagaggagagaagaaagagagaggggggagagaggactgacaagtgggccccactgccatGTGGGCTCCACGTCAACAAAACCACACTCAAAACTACTAGGATGGCCAAATCTGACCAGTTTTGAGAGTTGGATGGTCAAggatacccggttttggagttgcatggtcaaaatcaaGCTCGGGCAATAGTTGGATGGGcaaaaatagactttttccaatttcaaataacaaagtgtgAAATACTACTTAAATCACAGAGACTCCAACAAGTCTGCCTGAGACGAACATTAACTCACTCCTAGAAAAGATTTCCTGACAAAGTCATATGAGAAGCATGTTCAGAAAATGAAGTTTCAGAAACGAACAAATGGATCATATGCACAACACATCTGAACTGTCTCTCATTTTTGCACTCTACAAGATCAACACATGGATCTGAATATTTGTTAGATAAACACCATCGATCTCAGCTCACTATTACCATCAGCATCAATCATTTTGTATCCTGGACTGGATGAATCCTGCAAAATGAATCTAAACTTCAACTCCTGCTGCAGCACTAAATTGCTTGaggtaaaaaaaaatgcagaGTATAAATGCAGTGAACTGAAACAATGGAAAAAAGCAGTATGAAAGCAGTGAGCTGAACTGCACAGAGTAAGTAGTAAACTGAACTGAACTGAACTTCACGAAGTATAAATGCACAAATTATGGAAAAAATACAACATAGCACAAATTATGGGGGGAAAACCACACTTCCAATAACCAATTAAACATACCCTATAGCCGACAGCTCACACAAGGCTAAGAAAATGTAACTGGCCTCAAATAAGGTCACATAGGCACATAGCAAATCACGGGGATGAAAGGTTAAACTTTACCAAACTTTATACTCACGGCTAACAGTCTATGTACTACTTATTTTTCCCTCCTCCTGTGTCAGCTCTATGATCTTTGTGATTCAGACTTCAGATTGTACACCAAAAAAGGAGTATGACCATTATGAAAGGAAAACCAATGTTGCCCTATTCTGATTCCTCCTAGCAAATGCTGCTAGCTCTTTACCATTATTAGTTGGAACATTTTTGGGAGCAATTAGCAATAAATTAACATGTATATTCATATGGATGTGTTTTAGTTTTCCTCTGAAGCCCTATATGCATAATGCCACAAGTTGCACCCCGTCCAGGGCAACCATGATTGGTTTTCTTGAATATGATAAACACATGAATACATTTTCTGAAGATAGAACCTACCATACTTTCCCATGGAACATAGAAGTCAGAAACTGCAGCAGCAAGAAAGAACATTCCACAGTGCCCCAAGCAATTCATAGAAGTAGCTACCATCTGTAGTAACTGTTTGAAACAGGAAAAGAACAAACATGTCAGATTTAATGTTAGTAAGACATCATGCACACACAGGTAAGCTTTCAATGTCTGAAACAAAGCATAGATTTAATGTTACCCAAACTGTCTTTTTCCCAGCTTAAACTATATGGACTAGAAACAGACCCTGGTAGGAAACAGAGGTACTCCAAAATTGTAGTGAAGGGAAGTTTCAGAAGCAGGCCTTTACCAATTGCCTGCAAACATGAATAAAGAATTCAATTCAGTATTCGAATACAGAATTCATTTACAGATTACTTGTAACTCCTGTAAAAGAATGAAGGCTATTGTCAACCTCAATATCACACATATCAATATCTTCGTTGAAACCTATTGCAAAGTGGGCAATGCTAT
This portion of the Panicum virgatum strain AP13 chromosome 2N, P.virgatum_v5, whole genome shotgun sequence genome encodes:
- the LOC120660148 gene encoding uncharacterized protein LOC120660148 produces the protein MAAVRAAVAACRLTRRFLSSSSSSSATPASRSLLGYFHHPTSTARPIMVRSASAPVFQPLSAGTPRLSLDFLSADAATSGFTLFDSHHGLLLLLKETGAGPRFLVCDPVSRRHTLLPSLPAAALSAGEFLGAAILSRAAGSGFEFRAVCLTVHADRPRLWLAWSRDGEGSWLGLPPSRDFRIKWPLSWAESHCVRAAGSLYWHISNNDSALALDPNTLQFSYLRAPPLVWDDLGFPNYRIGETLGDGRLCFAALESQVLRLCARRAGSVDGWVLEREASLTEAFDSVTDLPMDCTWLGNIDPGRTGKVFIRSFGHGHFSYDMDTGKLDRLTTDDGQEYGHPIFAYFSAPFGGSD
- the LOC120660147 gene encoding zinc finger BED domain-containing protein RICESLEEPER 2-like; the protein is MIIVHEYSFRMVEHKWFNILMKWMNSNYESIGRKSIKNECMKVYESEKELLKKSLREAESISLTTDLWTSNQNIQYMCLVAHYIDADWVLQCRVLNFMELDPPHTGIVIAQAVFECMVEWKIEDKVMTITLDNASNNDTAITNLKAKLLARRNTNFDSIYFHVRCAAHIVNLVVNDGLQPLESLISDLRNTVKFFKRSPARMYKFVQVCNQYAIKVGKGLTLDVKTRWSSTYKMLDCGNVYKDAFGYYCEVDNTYVWKPSQSQWELYDKIRPILKTMAGATTAFSASTYPTANVFYPYIIQVKIALKEAQQSGDGYVTSMADAMLDKFDKYWEETNNVMIIATILDPRFKMRYIRWCFAKIYGSLRFQREIEDIDKELERLYKKYETIYRRKLGESETTPSNAQSSSSTKDTSSSLASIIPSGFQTFLESSATESSKSELLIYLDEPNVSVEEKNFNLLNYWKVNTHRFPVVASMAKMFLAVPASSVSSESTFSTGGRILDDYRSSLKPSTVQALVCASSWIRGSQSSPIILGEGDDGDIESVEFPKCVVASN